The Sneathiella limimaris region GTCTTCTTGATATCGTAGACCCAACTCCACAAACGGTTGAATCGCTCATGAAGCTGGATCTTCCATCCGGTGTCGACGTAGCTATCAAGTTGGAAGGTGGTTGAGATGCGTAGTGGTTTGATCGCTAAAAAACTGGGCATGACCCGTGTCTTCTCTGAAGAAGGCCAGCATGTACCGGTTACGGTCTTGGAAGTTGATAACTGTCAGGTTGTTGCTCACCGCAAAGACGAGACACATGGCTACAATGCTATGCAGGTTGGTGTCGGCGCTGCCAAAGTGAAAAACGTTTCCAAAGCAATGCGGGGTCACTTTGCGAAAGCAAATGTTGAGCCTAAAAGGAAACTGGCTGAATTCCGCGTTGACGAAGACGCTTTCGTTGAAGTTGGTTCAGAGCTGACAGTAGATCACTTTGTCGCCAATCAGAAGGTTGATGTTGTTGCAACAAGCATTGGTAAAGGTTTTGCCGGTGCGATGAAACGCCACAACTTCGGTGGTCTGCGGGCTTCTCATGGTGTGTCAGTTTCTCACCGTGCGCATGGTTCAACTGGCCAGTGTCAGGATCCAGGACGCGTGTTCAAAGGTAAGAAAATGGCCGGTCACATGGGTGCTGCTCGTGTTACGACACAGAACCTGCAGGTTGTTTCCACTGATGCTGATCGTGGTCTGATCCTGGTAAAGGGTGCAGTACCTGGTTCAAAAGGTGGCTGGGTTTACATTTCAGACGCTGTGAAAGTTCAGCGCCCCGAAGAAGCTCCATATCCTGCTGCGGTTCGCGCAACAGCTGCTGCGGCCGCACCTGAAGCTGTTGAGGAAGCATCTTCTGAAGATGCCCCAACTGAAGAATAAGAGGATCTGCCGAGATGAAGGTTAAAGTAGTCAACCTCGACAACAAAAAGGCAGGCGATATTGAGCTTGCCGATGAGGTTTTTGGATTGGCTCCGCGCGCGGATCTGCTCCAACGTATGGTGAAGTTCCAACTCGCCGCTCGACGTGCTGGTACACATAAGACAAAAGACGTGTCTGAAGTTTCCGGTACAGGTGCAAAGCCGTTTAACCAGAAGGGTACAGGTCGTGCTCGTCAGGGTCAGAAACGCGCTCCGCATCAACGTGGTGGTGGTGTGGCTCATGGTCCGGTTCTCCGGTCTCATGCGCACGCTTTGCCAAAGAAAGTTCGTAAACTTGCTTTGAAAACAGCGCTGTCTGCTAAGCAGGCTGAAGGCAAACTGGTTATTGTTGATGAGCTGACAGCTAAGGAAGCCAAAACAAAAGCGATGGCTGGTAAGTTTAATGCTCTTGGCTGGAATTCAGCTCTGATCATTGATGCAAGTGAGCCGGACACAAATTTTGCTTTGTCTACCCGCAACCTGCCAAACGTTGACGTTCTGCAGGAAAAAGGTGCCAACGTTTACGATATTCTGCGTCGTGACACATTGGTTCTGACAAAAAGCGCAGTTGAAAGCCTGGAGGCTCGTTTAAAATGAACCAGGAACGCATCTACGACATTCTCCTGAGCCCAGTCGTGACTGAAAAGTCAACTATGGGATCAGAGTTCAATCAGGTCACATTCCGTGTATCACTGGACGCGACAAAACCTGAAATCAAAGAAGCAGTTGAAAAACTCTTCAATGTGAAGGTAACAAACGTAAACACTAACCGGACTAACGGTAAAGTGAAGCGTTTCCGCGGCCGCCTTGGTAAACGGTCTGACTTTAAGAAAGCAATGGTAACTCTGGCTGAAGGTCAGACCATTGACGTTACCACGGGGATTTAACAATGGCGCTTAAAAGTTATAAGCCTTCAACACCTGCGCAGCGTGGGTTGGTCCTAGTTGACCGCTCTGACCTGCATAAGGGTAAGCCGGTTAAGAGCCTTACTGAAGGTCTGTCCGGTACAGGTGGTCGTAACAATAACGGCCGTGTTACTGCACGTCGTCGCGGTGGTGGACACAAACGGACATACCGTATTGTGGACTTCAAACGCCGTAAATATGATGTAGGTGCGACAGTTGAACGTCTGGAATATGATCCAAACCGTTCAGCGTTCATCGCTCTGATCAAATATGACGATGGTGAACAGTCTTACATCTTGGCACCACAGCGTTTGGCAGCTGGTGATCGCGTAATCTCTGGTGAGACCGCTGACATCAAGCCAGGTAACGCGATGCCACTGAAAAACATGCCAGTAGGTACCATTATCCACAACGTGGAAATGAAACCAGGCAAAGGTGGCCAGATGGCCCGTGCCGCTGGTACCTATGTTCAGCTGATTGGTAAAGACGCTGGTTACGCACAGCTTCGTCTTGCCTCTGGTGAGCAGCGCATTGTTCCTGCGGACTGCATGGCGACAGTTGGTGCTGTTTCAAACCCAGATCAGAAGAACATTAAACTTGCGAAAGCCGGTCGTTCCCGTTGGCTTGGCCGTCGTCCATCCGTTCGTGGTGTCGCCATGAACCCGATCGACCATCCACATGGTGGTGGTGAAGGTCGGACATCCGGTGGTCGTCATCCAGTTACACCTTGGGGTGTGCCAACTAAAGGCAAGCGGACTCGCTCTAACAAATCCACTGATAAGATGATCATGCGGCGCCGTCCGCAGAAGCGGAAAAAGTAAGGAGCGCTAGATGGCACGTTCAATTTGGAAAGGTCCTTTTGTCGACGGTTATCTGCTTAAGAAAGCAGAAACTGCTCGTGAAAGCGGCAAAAACCAGGTCATTAAGACTTGGTCTCGTCGGTCAACCATTCTTCCTCAGTTTGTAGGACTGACTTTCGGCGTTTATAACGGCCAGAAGTTTGTACCTGTTCTTGTAGACGAAGACATGGTCGGCCATAAATTCGGAGAGTTTTCTCCTACTCGTACATATTATGGCCATGACGCCGATAAGAAGGCGCGGAGGAAATAAACATGGGTAAGCAGTCCCTCGAAAGGCAGCTGGGCGACAACGCTGCACTCGCAAAAGGCAATCGCCTGCGTGTTAGCCCACAGAAGCTGAACCTCGTGGCAGGCCTTATTCGCGGTAAATCTGCGGAATCGGCTTTGGCTGAGCTGACTTTCTCCAAGCGGGCGATCGCTCGCGATGTGAAGAAAGTTCTCCAGTCTGCGATCGCAAATGCGGAAAATAACCATCAGCTGGACGTTGATCAGTTGTTTGTTGCTGAAGCATATGTCGGCAAATCTCTGGTTATGAAGCGGTTCCGTCCACGGGGTCGCGGTCGCGCTAGCGGTATCATGAAACCCTTCAGCAACATCACGATCGTTGTTCGTGAACGCGAGGAGCAAGCATAATGGGTCAAAAAGTTAATCCAATCGGCCTGCGTGTTGGTATCAACCGTACTTGGGATTCTCGCTGGTACGCTGACGGCAATTTTGCGGATCTGCTGCACGAAGATGTACGCATCCGGAAATTCCTGGAAGAAAAACTCGTCCAGGCTGCTGTTAGCAAAATCGTGATCGAGCGTCCGGCCAACAAATGTCATGTGACAATTCATTCAGCTCGTCCTGGTATTATCATTGGACGGAAAGGTGCAGACATTGGCGCCCTGAAGAATGAAGTCCAGAAAATGACGAAAGCGGAAGTCAATATCAGCATTGTTGAAATCCGTAAGCCTGAAATCGAAGCCAAGCTGGTCGCTGAGAATATCGGTCAGCAGCTAGCGCGTCGTGTGGCTTTCCGTCGTGCTATGAAACGCTCTGTCGACTCAGCATTGCGCTTGGGTGCTCAGGGTATCCGGATCAACTGCGCAGGCCGTCTCGGCGGTGCAGAGATTGCTCGGACTGAATGGTACCGCGAAGGTCGCGTTCCACTGCATACATTGCGCGCAAATATCGACTATGGCGTTGCCAGATCTCTGACCACTTACGGTATCATCGGTATCAAAGTGTGGATCTACAAAGGCGACATTATGAAACATGACCCAATGGGCCAGGAAAAAGCACAGGAGAAGCTGCAAGCTAGCGGACGTCCTGGTGGTCGTTCTGGTGGTCGACGGGGCTAAGGTAAAGAGGTGATATCATGCTTCAACCGAAGCGTACAAAATTTCGCAAAGCACACAAAGGACGCTTGAAGGGCGTCGCAACTTCAGGTACAACCCTGAACTTCGGTGCTTATGGTCTCAAAGCCGTTGAGCCCGGACGTATTACTGCACGTCAAATCGAGGCAACTCGTCGTGCGATTACACGTCACATTAAACGTGCTGGTCGTGTCTGGATCCGTATTTTCCCAGATGTTCCGGTTTCAAAGAAGCCTACTGAAGTCCGTATGGGTAAAGGTAAGGGTTCTCCGGAATATTGGATGGTTCGTATTCAGCCAGGCAAAGTCATGTTCGAACTTGACGGTGTTCCAGCTGATCTGGCCCGTGAAGCATTTGAACGTGGTGCTGCCAAACTTCCAGTTAAGACTAAGTTTGTCACCCGTCTTGGCGAAGGGGGTTGATTATGAAGGCACAGGAATTGATGGGTAAAACCCCAGATGAACTGAAAGATGAGCTGATTGCTTTGAAAAAAGAGCAGTTCAATCTTCGTTTCCAGAAAGCAAGTGGCCAACTGGAAAATACAGCCCGTGAACGTCAGGTTCGCCGTGATATCGCACGTATCAAAACTGTGATGTCAGCTAAACTGGCGTCGTAGGAGATAGAGTTATGCCAAAACGTATCCTGCAAGGGACAGTAGTTAGCGACAAGAACGATCAAACCGTTGTTGTCAATGTACAGCGTCAGGTGATGC contains the following coding sequences:
- the rplC gene encoding 50S ribosomal protein L3; its protein translation is MRSGLIAKKLGMTRVFSEEGQHVPVTVLEVDNCQVVAHRKDETHGYNAMQVGVGAAKVKNVSKAMRGHFAKANVEPKRKLAEFRVDEDAFVEVGSELTVDHFVANQKVDVVATSIGKGFAGAMKRHNFGGLRASHGVSVSHRAHGSTGQCQDPGRVFKGKKMAGHMGAARVTTQNLQVVSTDADRGLILVKGAVPGSKGGWVYISDAVKVQRPEEAPYPAAVRATAAAAAPEAVEEASSEDAPTEE
- the rplD gene encoding 50S ribosomal protein L4: MKVKVVNLDNKKAGDIELADEVFGLAPRADLLQRMVKFQLAARRAGTHKTKDVSEVSGTGAKPFNQKGTGRARQGQKRAPHQRGGGVAHGPVLRSHAHALPKKVRKLALKTALSAKQAEGKLVIVDELTAKEAKTKAMAGKFNALGWNSALIIDASEPDTNFALSTRNLPNVDVLQEKGANVYDILRRDTLVLTKSAVESLEARLK
- a CDS encoding 50S ribosomal protein L23, which translates into the protein MNQERIYDILLSPVVTEKSTMGSEFNQVTFRVSLDATKPEIKEAVEKLFNVKVTNVNTNRTNGKVKRFRGRLGKRSDFKKAMVTLAEGQTIDVTTGI
- the rplB gene encoding 50S ribosomal protein L2, which encodes MALKSYKPSTPAQRGLVLVDRSDLHKGKPVKSLTEGLSGTGGRNNNGRVTARRRGGGHKRTYRIVDFKRRKYDVGATVERLEYDPNRSAFIALIKYDDGEQSYILAPQRLAAGDRVISGETADIKPGNAMPLKNMPVGTIIHNVEMKPGKGGQMARAAGTYVQLIGKDAGYAQLRLASGEQRIVPADCMATVGAVSNPDQKNIKLAKAGRSRWLGRRPSVRGVAMNPIDHPHGGGEGRTSGGRHPVTPWGVPTKGKRTRSNKSTDKMIMRRRPQKRKK
- the rpsS gene encoding 30S ribosomal protein S19, with amino-acid sequence MARSIWKGPFVDGYLLKKAETARESGKNQVIKTWSRRSTILPQFVGLTFGVYNGQKFVPVLVDEDMVGHKFGEFSPTRTYYGHDADKKARRK
- the rplV gene encoding 50S ribosomal protein L22, with protein sequence MGKQSLERQLGDNAALAKGNRLRVSPQKLNLVAGLIRGKSAESALAELTFSKRAIARDVKKVLQSAIANAENNHQLDVDQLFVAEAYVGKSLVMKRFRPRGRGRASGIMKPFSNITIVVREREEQA
- the rpsC gene encoding 30S ribosomal protein S3; amino-acid sequence: MGQKVNPIGLRVGINRTWDSRWYADGNFADLLHEDVRIRKFLEEKLVQAAVSKIVIERPANKCHVTIHSARPGIIIGRKGADIGALKNEVQKMTKAEVNISIVEIRKPEIEAKLVAENIGQQLARRVAFRRAMKRSVDSALRLGAQGIRINCAGRLGGAEIARTEWYREGRVPLHTLRANIDYGVARSLTTYGIIGIKVWIYKGDIMKHDPMGQEKAQEKLQASGRPGGRSGGRRG
- the rplP gene encoding 50S ribosomal protein L16: MLQPKRTKFRKAHKGRLKGVATSGTTLNFGAYGLKAVEPGRITARQIEATRRAITRHIKRAGRVWIRIFPDVPVSKKPTEVRMGKGKGSPEYWMVRIQPGKVMFELDGVPADLAREAFERGAAKLPVKTKFVTRLGEGG
- the rpmC gene encoding 50S ribosomal protein L29, with protein sequence MKAQELMGKTPDELKDELIALKKEQFNLRFQKASGQLENTARERQVRRDIARIKTVMSAKLAS